From Anaerococcus urinomassiliensis:
TATTGTCCATTTGGTTAAGTCTTGCAAAGTAGCGGATTTCCTCTTCAATGGTCTTTTTTGGTGAAAGAGATCTTTCTTCTGGCAAAAATCCAATTTTTTCTAGGGGAACTTTGGCCATTGGTTTTCCATCGTAGAGGATTTCTCCACTGTAATCGTCAAAGAAATTCATCATTGAACGAAATAGAGTGGATTTACCAGCGCCGTTTTGGCCAATCAAGCCAAAAACATCTCCTTTTTCAACAGTAAAAGAGACATCATCTAAGGCCTGGACTTTGCCAAAAGATTTAGATACATTTTTTATCTCAATCATAGCTTTACTCCTTTATCTTTTATAGTTAATAATTTTTAAAAAACAATTAATACTTCTCTAAGTTTTTACCCAAATTTATATGAAATCATCATTGCTAAAAGTAAAATAAATCTTCAAATTTTTCATCTAGGGCTATGCACAAGATCAAGGCCAACTTGGCAGTCGGATTAAATTGGCCTGTTTCTATGGAACTTATGGTGTTTCTAGAAACACCAACTTCGTCGGCTAGCTTTTGTTGAGAATATCCTTTGGCCTTTCTTACTTCCTTGAGCCTATTTTTTAGTATCAATTCTTCATTCATAGATTCACCTTATTAGTTGAAACTCATAAAATGAGCTACTAGACTTAATAATCCACCTAAGGCAAAAATAATTCCCAAAACTAGGTCTTTCTTTTCTCTGATGTATTTGTATCTGACTAGAATCATAGTCCCCATAATAGCAAAATATATAGCTTGGGCGCCATAATTGTAAGTATTGAAGACAAATTGATCTCCAGCCACTATAATGGCAGTCACTATTAGGCCAACTTGACTTGAAATCTTTCCTGCTTTTGTCAGTGCATCTAAGAGATACTCATCATTTTTCTCATAATCCTTTCTGCTTTTTGCGAGTATTTCTTCTCTATCCATATTTTTCTCCTTTTTGACAAGTATACTTGGTAATTTAATTATACATATGCCAAGTGTACTTGTCAAAAATATTTTCAAACAAAAAAAGACTGCCGAAGCAGCCTTGATTAATTATCTTCATTTAAAATCTTTGAAACATCGTCAATACCAACACTTTTTAGTAGATCTTCGATTTCCTTTGTTGTCTTGTTTAGCTTGTTACTTAAATCTTTTGCTGAAACTTCTGCGCTTTCATCATTAGCCACATCCTCTTGGCCTGGAATGGATTCTGGAAGGTCTATATAGAAATCTTGACCATCTCCCATTGAAAAGCTTACTGGTCTACCGTTTCTTTTTGTGTCTACTTTGTTGTCTTTTTTATCTTCAAATCCCATTATTTTCTCCTATTTTTTAAGAATTTTCTTTAGGTACTTGCCCGTGTATGATTTTTTGTTTTTTGCTATCTCTTCTGGAGTACCAGCTCCCACCAGGGTCCCACCACCATCTCCACCTTCTGGTCCTAGGTCTACAATGTAGTCAGAAACTTTGATTACATCTAGGTTGTGCTCTATGACAACCACCGTGTTGTTCTGGTCAACTAGACGGTTTAGGACTTCTATTAGTTTGTGGACATCAGCCATGTGTAGGCCTGTAGTTGGCTCATCGAGTATATATAGGGTCTGGCCTGTGCCTACTTTGGCAAGTTCTGTGGCAAGTTTTACTCTTTGAGCCTCTCCACCAGATAGTTCTGTGGATGGTTGGCCAATCTTGATATAGCCAAGTCCTACATCATAGAGGGTTTGGAGTTTTCTGACAATTGGGGCGTGGTTTTCAAAAAATTCTATGCCTTCTTCAACTGTCATATCCAAAACTTCTGATATATCTTTGCCCTTATATTTGACTTCTAAAGTCTCGCGGTTGTAGCGCTTACCATGGCAAACTTCGCATGGCACATATACATCTGGCAAGAACATCATGTCTACCTTGATTGTACCATCACCCTTGCAGGCTTCACAACGTCCACCCTTTACATTGAAGGAAAATCTGCCCTTGGCATAGCCCCTCATCTTGGCCTCGTTGGTCATGGCAAATACATCTCGGATATTGTCAAAGACCTTGGTGTAGGTTGCAGGATTGGACCTCGGAGTCCTTCCTATTGGGGATTGGTCAATGGCTATGACCTTGTCGATTTGATCAAGACCTAGGATATCGTCGTGCTTGCCTGGGCGAACCTTGGTTTTGTTGAGCCTTCTTGTAACAGACTTATAGAGGATTTCATTTATCAGTGAAGATTTTCCCGAACCTGATACTCCTGTCACAGATGTCAAGACGCCAAGAGGTATCTTAACGTCTATATCTTTGAGGTTGTTTTCCTTGGCTCCCTTAATCTCTATAAAATTGTCCGAGCTTCTTCTTGTTTTAGGAACTGGGATTTCTCTTCTGCCAGATAGGTAGTCGCCTGTGATAGAATTTTTGGCTTTTATAATGTCATCTAGGCTTCCTTTGGCCACAACTTCTCCCCCGTGGACTCCAGCCTTTGGACCTATATCTACTATATAGTCAGCTTCACGAATGGTATCTTCGTCGTGTTCTACGATAATTAGGGTGTTTCCTATATCTGTGAGATTTCTTAGGGAGGTTATTAGCTTGTCATTATCTCTTTGGTGTAGTCCTATTGATGGCTCATCTAGGACATAGCATACTCCCACAAGGCCCGAGCCAATCTGGGTAGCCAGTCTTATCCTCTGACTTTCTCCTCCAGAAAGGGTTGATGCAGCACGGCTTAGGGTTAGGTAGCCAAGGCCTACGTCATTTAGGAACTTTAATCTCGCCTTAATCTCCTTTACGATTAGCTCTGCTATTTTTGCTTTCATTTCTGATAATTTTAGTTTATCAAAAAATTCTATAGACTTCTCTACAGAAAGTTTGGTCAAATCTGATATGTTTGTCTCGTTTATTTTGATGGCCAAAACTTCTTGCTTTAACCTGTCTCCGTGGCAGGTGTGGCATTCTTCTTCGCCCATGAATTCACCAATTCTTTTCCTTAGTGAATCAGAGTTTGACCTTTCGTACCTGTCAGATAGGTTAGTGATAGCTCCTTCAAATTTGCCCTTGTATCTCTTTCTGCCAGAAAATCTGGAGTCAAAGACAAAGTTTAGCTCGTAGTCGGTCCCATAAAGGATATCATCTATCATCTCTTGTGGAGCATCTTTGATTGGCTTATCAGTTGGAAAATCATAATGGTCGGATATGGCCTTGATAGTTTCGTAATAGTATGAACCCTTGGCAGAACCAGCATAGGCATCAATGGCCCCCTCATCTATAGAAAGATTTTTCTGTGGGATTACAAGCTCTGGGTCAATTTGTAGGTGAAAACCTAGACCATTACAGTCTGGGCACATGCCTATTGGTGCATTGAAGGAGAACATATTCGGTGTAATCTCTGGCAGGCTCACGTGGCCGTCTGGACAGGCAAGCTTGGAGCTCATCATAAAAGGCTCTCCGTCTATGACATCGATTATGACCAAGCCATTAGCAAGGCCTAAGGCCGTTTCCAAAGAATCTGTAAGTCTAGCATTGACGCCTTCTTTGATGACAATCCTATCTACGACAATTGATATGTCGTGCTTTTTGGTTTTGGATAATTCAATCTCTTCTGCCAGGTCGTATTTTTCTCCATCTATGATAACTCTCACAAATCCTTGTTTTTGGATATTTTCTAGAGCCTTTTTATGTTGGCCCTTCTTGCCCTTTATCATAGGAGCAAGGATCTGTATCCTAGTCCTTTCTGGCAACTCCAGGATATGGTCTACCATTTGGTCTATGGATTGGGCTTCGATTTTCTTGCCACAAACTGGACAATAAGCATCGCCAATTCTGGCATAGAGCAGCCTATAATAGTCGTATATTTCTGTAACTGTTGCTACAGTTGATCTTGGGTTTCTATTGGTTGTCTTTTGGTCTATGGATATAGATGGGGAAAGTCCCTCTATGCTATCCACATCCGGCTTGTCAACATTGCCCAAAAACTGCCTAGCATAGGATGATAGACTTTCTACGTAGCGCCTCTGTCCCTCGGCATAAATTGTGTCAAAGGCCAAAGTGGACTTCCCAGATCCGGAAAGCCCAGTAAAAACTATCATATTATCGCGTGGCAGAGTTATGTTGACATTTTTTAAGTTGTTGGTGCGAGCACCTTTTATAACTATGTCGTGTTCTGTCAATTTATGCTCCTTGGAAATTTTCTTTCATAGACTTGATTTGGTCACGAATGTTGGCAGCTCTCTCAAAGTCAAGCTCTTCTGCTGCCTTATACATTTGACTTTCAAGATTGATCAATATTGTATCTATATCTTCGCGGCTAAATTCTTCAACTTCCTCTTCTTTTGTTTCTTTGGTTACTTGAATCATTTCGCCGATATTTTTCCTGATTGTAGTTGGTACTATACCATGTTCTTCGTTGAAGGCCATTTGGATCTCACGACGACGGCTTGTTTCATCCATGGCAATTTTCATAGACTTGGTTATAGAATCCCCATATAAGATTACATGGCCTTCGCTGTTTCTAGCAGCACGACCAATAGTTTGGATAAGGGATCTTTCTGACCTGAGGAAGCCTTCCTTGTCAGCATCAAGTATGGCTATAAGGCTAACTTCTGGTATATCTATACCCTCACGAAGGAGGTTGATGCCAACTAGTACGTCAAATTCTCCAAGTCTAAGCTCTCTTATAATCTCAGATCTTTCTATAGTTTTGATATCTGAGTGCAAGTATTTTACCTTTACTCCATTTTGAGTTAGGTAGGTTGTCAAATCTTCGGCCATTTTCTTGGTCAAAGTTGTAACCAAAGTCCTGTCGCCCTTTTCTGTGGTCTTGTTAATTTCTTCCATTAGATCGTCGATTTGATTTTCTGTTGGACGAACTTCAACAAGTGGGTCTAATAGCCCTGTAGGACGAATGATTTGATCTACCATCTTTCCACCAGTCTTGTCCATTTCGTAAGGACCTGGGGTTGCTGAAACATAGATTGCTTGGTCGATTAAACCTTCAAATTCATGGAATTTCAAAGGTCTATTGTCAAGGGCTGATGGAAGTCTAAAACCATAGTCGACTAGGTTTTGCTTTCTGGACCTATCTCCCTCATACATGCCCCCTACTTGAGGGATGGATACGTGGGATTCGTCAACCATAAGGACAAAATCTTTTGGGAAATAATCTATCAAGGTATATGGTCTAGATCCTGGTGCTCTTTGGCTTAGGTGTCTGGAGTAGTTTTCTATACCTGAGCAAAAACCTATTTCCTTTAGCATTTCTATGTCGTAGCGAGTTCTTTGCTCCAACCTTTGAGCTTCCAAAAGCTTGTTTTGACTATTTAGCTCAGCAAGACGTTCTTCTAATTCTTCTTCGATAGTAACAATGGCACGCTCTGTCTTTTCACTAGTTGTAGCGTAGTGGCTGGCAGGATAAATGTAGCCGTGGCTTAGCTTCGCTGTCACCTTTCCTGTTAGGGAATCAAACTCAGAAATCTCCTCGATTTCATCACCAAAAAACTCAACTCTGATGGCTTTTTGGTCAAAACCTGCTGGGAAAATATCTAGTATATCTCCACGACGTCTGAAAGTCCCTCTCTCAAAGTCAATGTCATTTCTTACATATTGAACATCTATTAATTTTCTCATCACTTCTTCCGGAGCGATCTCTTGGCCAGGGCGCAAGGATACGACTAGTTCTTTGTAGTCGATTGGGTCACCTAGACCATAGATACAAGAAACAGATGCCACGATTATAACATCTCTTCTCTCAAAAAGAGCCATGGTCGCAGAGTGGCGCATCTTGTCGATCTCATCGTTGATAGAAGAATCCTTGGCAATATAAGTATCAGTTGCAGCTACATAGGCTTCCGGTTGGTAGTAGTCGTAGTAGGAAACAAAATACTCCACAGCATTGTCTGGGAAAAACTCCTTAAACTCTGTAAACAGCTGGTAGGCCAAGGTCTTGTTGTGGGCAAGAATCAAGGTTGGCCTTTGGACCTCCTCGATTATATTTGCCATGGTAAAGGTCTTGCCAGAACCTGTAACCCCTCTTAGAATTTGGTGCTTTTTACCTTCCTTAAGGCCCTTAGCAAGCTTAGCAATAGCCTCTGGCTGGTCACCTCTTGGTTTGTATTCGGAATTTATCTTAAATTTATTCAAAGATTAATCCTTTCTTTATATATCAATGAAAAAGTCAAAGTTTTTGACTTACTTTGACCTTTGTATTACTATTCTCATATTCATAAATATACTGCGGAAAGGACAATATTTCAATCATTATTATCTACCTAGATGGGTATATATCATAAAAAGAATATTATAATCGGAGGTAGATATGAAAAAGATTATAAACAAGCCAGAAGATATAATTAATCAAATGCTAGATGGAATGGTAAAGGCAAATCCAGAAAAAATCGTAAGAATCGAAGGCACTAGTGTCATTGCAAGAAAAGATGCACCAGTTGCTGGCAAAGTTGGTCTAATATCAGGTGGTGGTTCCGGTCACGAACCTGCTCATGCTGGTTATGTTGGCAAGGGCATGCTTGATTGTGCCATAGCTGGAGATGTATTCACATCCCCTACCCCAGACCAAGTACTTGAAGCTATCAAAAGAGCTGACTCTGGCAAGGGAGTTTTTATGGTAGTGAAAAATTACCAGGGAGATGTTATGAACTTTGAAATGGCCAAGGAAATGGCAGAAATGGAAGATATAGAAGTCGACTATGTGATTACCAACGATGATATAGTAGTAGAAAACAAGGAAGACAGACGTGGGGTAGCTGGAACAATCTTTGTTCATAAGACCCTTGGCGCCATGGCAGAAAACGGAGCTAGCCTAAGCGAAATCAAGGAAATGGCTGATAAAATTGTAGAAGACATCAAATCTATCGGTATGGCAAGCAAACCATGCACCAACCCTTCAGATGGCAAGGAATCCTTTAGCCTAGATGAAAACGAAATCGAAATGGGAATCGGCATCCACGGTGAAGAGGGCATCCAAAAAGAAGAAATGAAATCAGCAGATGAAATCACAAAAGAAATGATCGATAGGCTCCTAGTTGAAGTGACAGATACAAATAGCCAATATGCCCTCATGATAAATGGTATGGGAGCTACACCAGAGATGGAACTATTTGTCATAAACAACAGCATTGCTGATTACCTAGCTGAGAAAAACATCAAAATTGCTCGCACTTATGTAGGTAACTTTATGACCAGTATGGATATGGCAGGATTCTCAATCACCTTATACAAGGTTGACGACCAAAGACTAGCCCTCCTAGACCAAGAAGTAGACATAGTAAGGAAATAAATATATGCAAGTTAATAATGTAAAAACTCTAATATTACAAGCAGCAGATGAAATCATAGCCAACAAGGACTATCTCACAGACCTAGATAGGTCCATAGGAGATGCTGACCACGGCGTAAATATGGCAAAAGGCTTTGGCTTTACCAAGGAAGCTCTAGAAGCTGACTTTGATGATTACAAAACTTTGTTTAATAAAGTAGCTACTACTTTGCTATCCAAGGTAGGCGGAGCCTCTGGCCCTCTCTATGGTTCATTTTTTATGAAATTTGCTGCAAGCCTCAAGGATGTAGAAGATTTGACCCGTGATGAACTAAACAAAGCATTTACAGCTGGTCTTGAGGGAGTCAAACAAAGAGGAAAGGCAGAAGTTGGCGATAAGACTATGGTAGATGTCCTAGAGCCAGTTGCAGAAGCCCTAAATGCTGGCAAATCTTTTGATGAGGTTATTAAAATAGCAGAAGAATCCATGGAAAAAACCAAGGACATCAAAGCTAAAAAAGGCCGTGCATCATACGTT
This genomic window contains:
- the dhaL gene encoding dihydroxyacetone kinase subunit DhaL produces the protein MQVNNVKTLILQAADEIIANKDYLTDLDRSIGDADHGVNMAKGFGFTKEALEADFDDYKTLFNKVATTLLSKVGGASGPLYGSFFMKFAASLKDVEDLTRDELNKAFTAGLEGVKQRGKAEVGDKTMVDVLEPVAEALNAGKSFDEVIKIAEESMEKTKDIKAKKGRASYVGERSIGHIDPGAASSYILIKETLGAIND
- the dhaK gene encoding dihydroxyacetone kinase subunit DhaK; this translates as MKKIINKPEDIINQMLDGMVKANPEKIVRIEGTSVIARKDAPVAGKVGLISGGGSGHEPAHAGYVGKGMLDCAIAGDVFTSPTPDQVLEAIKRADSGKGVFMVVKNYQGDVMNFEMAKEMAEMEDIEVDYVITNDDIVVENKEDRRGVAGTIFVHKTLGAMAENGASLSEIKEMADKIVEDIKSIGMASKPCTNPSDGKESFSLDENEIEMGIGIHGEEGIQKEEMKSADEITKEMIDRLLVEVTDTNSQYALMINGMGATPEMELFVINNSIADYLAEKNIKIARTYVGNFMTSMDMAGFSITLYKVDDQRLALLDQEVDIVRK
- a CDS encoding DUF6442 family protein → MDREEILAKSRKDYEKNDEYLLDALTKAGKISSQVGLIVTAIIVAGDQFVFNTYNYGAQAIYFAIMGTMILVRYKYIREKKDLVLGIIFALGGLLSLVAHFMSFN
- a CDS encoding helix-turn-helix transcriptional regulator — its product is MNEELILKNRLKEVRKAKGYSQQKLADEVGVSRNTISSIETGQFNPTAKLALILCIALDEKFEDLFYF
- the uvrA gene encoding excinuclease ABC subunit UvrA encodes the protein MTEHDIVIKGARTNNLKNVNITLPRDNMIVFTGLSGSGKSTLAFDTIYAEGQRRYVESLSSYARQFLGNVDKPDVDSIEGLSPSISIDQKTTNRNPRSTVATVTEIYDYYRLLYARIGDAYCPVCGKKIEAQSIDQMVDHILELPERTRIQILAPMIKGKKGQHKKALENIQKQGFVRVIIDGEKYDLAEEIELSKTKKHDISIVVDRIVIKEGVNARLTDSLETALGLANGLVIIDVIDGEPFMMSSKLACPDGHVSLPEITPNMFSFNAPIGMCPDCNGLGFHLQIDPELVIPQKNLSIDEGAIDAYAGSAKGSYYYETIKAISDHYDFPTDKPIKDAPQEMIDDILYGTDYELNFVFDSRFSGRKRYKGKFEGAITNLSDRYERSNSDSLRKRIGEFMGEEECHTCHGDRLKQEVLAIKINETNISDLTKLSVEKSIEFFDKLKLSEMKAKIAELIVKEIKARLKFLNDVGLGYLTLSRAASTLSGGESQRIRLATQIGSGLVGVCYVLDEPSIGLHQRDNDKLITSLRNLTDIGNTLIIVEHDEDTIREADYIVDIGPKAGVHGGEVVAKGSLDDIIKAKNSITGDYLSGRREIPVPKTRRSSDNFIEIKGAKENNLKDIDVKIPLGVLTSVTGVSGSGKSSLINEILYKSVTRRLNKTKVRPGKHDDILGLDQIDKVIAIDQSPIGRTPRSNPATYTKVFDNIRDVFAMTNEAKMRGYAKGRFSFNVKGGRCEACKGDGTIKVDMMFLPDVYVPCEVCHGKRYNRETLEVKYKGKDISEVLDMTVEEGIEFFENHAPIVRKLQTLYDVGLGYIKIGQPSTELSGGEAQRVKLATELAKVGTGQTLYILDEPTTGLHMADVHKLIEVLNRLVDQNNTVVVIEHNLDVIKVSDYIVDLGPEGGDGGGTLVGAGTPEEIAKNKKSYTGKYLKKILKK
- the uvrB gene encoding excinuclease ABC subunit UvrB, translated to MNKFKINSEYKPRGDQPEAIAKLAKGLKEGKKHQILRGVTGSGKTFTMANIIEEVQRPTLILAHNKTLAYQLFTEFKEFFPDNAVEYFVSYYDYYQPEAYVAATDTYIAKDSSINDEIDKMRHSATMALFERRDVIIVASVSCIYGLGDPIDYKELVVSLRPGQEIAPEEVMRKLIDVQYVRNDIDFERGTFRRRGDILDIFPAGFDQKAIRVEFFGDEIEEISEFDSLTGKVTAKLSHGYIYPASHYATTSEKTERAIVTIEEELEERLAELNSQNKLLEAQRLEQRTRYDIEMLKEIGFCSGIENYSRHLSQRAPGSRPYTLIDYFPKDFVLMVDESHVSIPQVGGMYEGDRSRKQNLVDYGFRLPSALDNRPLKFHEFEGLIDQAIYVSATPGPYEMDKTGGKMVDQIIRPTGLLDPLVEVRPTENQIDDLMEEINKTTEKGDRTLVTTLTKKMAEDLTTYLTQNGVKVKYLHSDIKTIERSEIIRELRLGEFDVLVGINLLREGIDIPEVSLIAILDADKEGFLRSERSLIQTIGRAARNSEGHVILYGDSITKSMKIAMDETSRRREIQMAFNEEHGIVPTTIRKNIGEMIQVTKETKEEEVEEFSREDIDTILINLESQMYKAAEELDFERAANIRDQIKSMKENFQGA